Proteins from a genomic interval of Clostridium scatologenes:
- a CDS encoding ECF transporter S component — translation MKNEKLNRLVKVSLLGVIGFILMFIEIATPLFPSFLKIDISDLPALVGAFALGPVAGISIEFLKNLLHGLFVGGTAFIGELANFAVGSILVVVAGYIYNKNKSRRTAIFGLAIGTVAMSLVASVLNYFILLPLYEAVLHFPISAIVAMGNKINPNIKDLNSFVVLAIMPFNLIKGVILSCLTFVMYKSVSPILHQEKSNRREFAKNN, via the coding sequence ATGAAAAACGAAAAATTAAACAGACTAGTAAAGGTATCTTTACTTGGGGTAATCGGATTTATACTTATGTTTATAGAAATAGCTACACCATTATTTCCAAGCTTCTTAAAAATCGATATAAGCGATTTGCCAGCTTTAGTAGGAGCTTTTGCATTGGGACCTGTAGCAGGTATATCTATAGAATTTTTAAAGAATTTACTTCATGGTTTATTTGTTGGAGGAACAGCTTTTATAGGAGAATTAGCAAACTTTGCAGTAGGCTCAATCTTAGTAGTAGTAGCAGGATATATTTATAATAAGAATAAAAGTAGAAGAACAGCTATATTTGGTTTAGCTATAGGAACAGTTGCAATGTCATTAGTAGCTAGTGTTTTAAATTATTTTATATTATTGCCTCTATATGAAGCAGTACTTCATTTCCCTATAAGTGCTATAGTAGCAATGGGTAACAAGATAAATCCAAATATAAAAGACCTAAATAGTTTTGTGGTTTTAGCTATTATGCCATTTAACTTAATTAAAGGAGTAATATTATCTTGTTTAACATTTGTAATGTATAAAAGTGTATCTCCAATTCTTCATCAAGAAAAAAGCAATAGGAGAGAATTTGCAAAGAATAATTAA
- a CDS encoding Tex family protein, with protein sequence MKNIVDRLVEELNLNKKNVESVIELLDGGNTVPFIARYRKEVTGNMDDVILRNLFERLTYLRNLESRKEDVIRLIDEQDKLTDELKTVIMKCDTLTEIEDIYRPYKPKKRTRAIIASEKGLKPLAEDIWNGEFKDDIKEYASEFINEEKEVKSAEEALQGAMDIISEIISDTAEYRKWIRNLVKNEGLIETTGENKENETTPYEMYYDYKEAVKSIPAHRILAINRGEKEKILSVKITVDMEKIIVYLKSQCLKGNNNTDSYIEESIKDSLKRLIYPSIEREIRAELTDIGEEGAIKIFKANLKALLMQPPIKGKAVLGYDPGFRTGCKIAVLDDTGKLMDTATVYATVPKNDVEGSIKILKELVYKYDVGVISLGNGTASRESEEVIVRLIKEVKQEKNKELYYVIVSEAGASVYSASELAAKEYPDINVSIRGAISIGRRLQDPLAELVKIDTKSIGVGQYQHDVAPKKLDESLKGIVEDCVNSVGVDLNIATPSLLSYISGINATISQNIVSYREENGKFKSRKELLKVKRLGAKAFEQCAGFLRVMESKEPLDNTSVHPESYEAAKGLLNILGYTLEDLKNVKLADIDQRVENIGIENLAKKLQIGVPTLKDIIKEMKKPGRDPREEMPKPILKTGIIDMSQLKSGMQLTGTVRNVADFGAFVDIGVHQDGLVHISQLSDKFVKHPLDVVQVGDIVEVTVLEVDEKRKRIALTMKK encoded by the coding sequence ATGAAAAATATAGTAGATAGGTTAGTAGAAGAACTTAATTTAAATAAGAAAAATGTTGAAAGTGTAATAGAACTTTTAGATGGAGGAAATACCGTACCATTTATAGCTAGATATAGAAAAGAAGTAACTGGTAATATGGATGATGTAATACTTAGAAATCTATTTGAAAGACTTACATATTTAAGAAACTTAGAGAGTAGAAAAGAAGATGTTATAAGGCTTATAGATGAACAAGATAAGCTTACAGATGAATTAAAAACAGTTATAATGAAATGTGATACCTTAACTGAAATAGAGGATATATATAGACCATATAAGCCTAAAAAAAGAACAAGAGCTATAATAGCATCAGAAAAAGGATTGAAACCACTGGCAGAAGATATATGGAATGGTGAGTTTAAAGATGACATAAAAGAATATGCCAGTGAATTTATAAATGAAGAAAAGGAAGTAAAATCAGCAGAGGAAGCACTGCAAGGTGCAATGGATATAATAAGCGAAATTATATCTGATACTGCTGAATATAGAAAATGGATTAGAAATTTAGTTAAAAATGAGGGACTTATAGAAACTACTGGTGAAAATAAGGAAAATGAAACCACTCCTTATGAAATGTATTATGATTATAAAGAAGCTGTAAAAAGTATCCCAGCTCATAGAATACTTGCTATAAATAGGGGAGAAAAAGAAAAGATACTTTCAGTTAAGATAACTGTAGACATGGAAAAAATAATTGTCTATTTGAAATCCCAGTGCTTGAAAGGAAATAACAATACAGATAGTTATATAGAAGAAAGTATAAAGGATTCATTAAAAAGACTTATATATCCATCTATTGAAAGAGAAATAAGAGCTGAACTCACAGATATAGGAGAAGAAGGAGCTATAAAGATATTTAAGGCCAATTTAAAAGCACTATTAATGCAGCCGCCTATTAAAGGAAAAGCAGTATTGGGCTATGATCCTGGATTTAGAACAGGATGTAAAATAGCTGTATTAGATGATACAGGTAAGCTGATGGATACAGCTACAGTATATGCAACGGTACCTAAAAATGATGTGGAGGGATCTATAAAAATACTTAAAGAATTAGTATATAAGTATGATGTTGGTGTTATATCCTTAGGAAATGGTACTGCTAGCAGAGAATCTGAAGAAGTTATTGTAAGATTAATAAAAGAAGTTAAGCAAGAAAAGAATAAAGAGCTTTACTATGTTATTGTATCAGAAGCAGGGGCTTCAGTATATTCAGCATCTGAATTAGCAGCTAAAGAATATCCGGATATAAATGTATCCATAAGAGGAGCTATATCCATAGGAAGAAGACTTCAAGATCCGTTAGCTGAACTTGTAAAAATAGATACTAAATCTATAGGGGTAGGTCAGTATCAGCATGATGTTGCACCTAAAAAGTTAGATGAATCTTTGAAAGGTATTGTAGAGGATTGCGTAAATAGTGTAGGTGTAGATTTAAATATAGCTACTCCATCACTTTTGAGTTACATTTCAGGAATAAATGCAACGATATCACAGAATATTGTAAGCTATAGAGAAGAAAATGGTAAGTTCAAAAGTAGAAAGGAGCTCTTGAAAGTTAAAAGGTTAGGAGCTAAAGCTTTTGAACAGTGTGCAGGATTTTTAAGGGTTATGGAAAGCAAGGAGCCTTTGGATAATACATCAGTTCATCCTGAATCATATGAAGCTGCTAAAGGTTTATTAAATATATTAGGATATACACTGGAAGATTTAAAAAACGTAAAATTAGCAGATATAGATCAAAGAGTAGAGAATATAGGTATTGAAAATTTAGCAAAAAAATTGCAAATAGGTGTTCCTACACTTAAAGACATAATAAAAGAAATGAAAAAGCCAGGGAGAGACCCAAGAGAGGAAATGCCAAAGCCTATATTAAAAACTGGAATTATAGATATGTCTCAGTTAAAATCAGGTATGCAGCTTACGGGAACTGTAAGAAATGTAGCGGATTTTGGAGCTTTTGTTGATATAGGGGTTCATCAAGATGGACTTGTACACATAAGCCAGTTGTCAGATAAATTTGTAAAACATCCATTGGATGTAGTGCAAGTTGGAGATATAGTTGAAGTAACTGTACTTGAAGTAGACGAAAAAAGGAAAAGAATAGCATTAACTATGAAAAAATGA
- a CDS encoding MDR family MFS transporter, giving the protein MEERIEENQYEQKVFKVVPISIALITAGFLCMLNETVLNMALKNLMVQFSITANTVQWLSTGYMLIMGISIPISAYLTQRFTTRQLFLASVIIFIFGTIISGIAPTFSILLVGRLVQAIGTGVLIPNIINTLIIINPIEKRGKALGIFNLVMFCAPAIGPTLSGLIIQSFNWRWLFLGIAPFSVIALILGYIYIENVTKLSKPTLDVVSVVLSTIGFGGFIYGVSNIGGSSNITMVVPMIVGCIALAIFVLRQLHMKHPMLDMRTFKYPMFTLGTVLIIIMHMVNFATMLLLPMFLEGALGLTAFTAGLIMLPGGLINGIVSPISGHLYDKFGPKVLILPGYIISTIVFFIFSRSLSLSITIPTIIILHCLSLVAVGMINTPTQTNSLNQLTPEYYPHGTAIMNTLQQIAGAFGTSLFVAIMSAYQKNYLMTAINPNDSKQQALSLVLGVRHTFTIEVGVLIVAVIICLFIKNNKNTVTQ; this is encoded by the coding sequence ATGGAAGAAAGAATAGAAGAAAATCAATATGAACAAAAAGTTTTTAAAGTAGTGCCAATTAGTATAGCGCTAATAACTGCTGGATTTCTTTGCATGTTAAATGAAACAGTATTAAATATGGCGTTAAAAAACCTAATGGTGCAGTTTAGTATAACTGCAAACACTGTACAATGGTTAAGTACAGGATATATGCTTATTATGGGTATTTCCATACCTATTTCAGCTTATCTTACTCAAAGATTTACAACAAGGCAATTATTTTTAGCTTCTGTAATTATATTTATATTTGGAACAATTATAAGTGGAATTGCTCCTACTTTTTCAATTTTATTGGTAGGTCGATTAGTTCAAGCTATAGGAACAGGGGTTTTAATACCTAACATAATAAATACTTTAATAATTATTAATCCCATAGAAAAACGTGGAAAGGCGCTTGGAATATTTAATCTTGTTATGTTTTGTGCTCCTGCTATTGGTCCAACGCTTTCAGGACTAATCATACAATCTTTTAATTGGAGATGGCTATTTTTGGGTATAGCACCTTTCTCTGTTATTGCACTTATACTTGGGTATATTTATATAGAGAATGTAACGAAATTATCAAAGCCAACTCTTGATGTTGTATCAGTTGTATTATCCACTATTGGGTTTGGTGGATTTATATATGGAGTAAGTAATATAGGTGGTTCATCTAATATTACAATGGTTGTTCCCATGATTGTTGGATGTATTGCATTAGCAATATTTGTATTACGTCAATTACATATGAAACATCCTATGTTGGATATGCGTACATTTAAGTATCCAATGTTTACCTTAGGAACTGTACTTATTATAATCATGCATATGGTTAACTTTGCAACTATGCTTCTTTTACCAATGTTTCTTGAAGGAGCCTTGGGTTTAACAGCTTTTACAGCAGGTCTTATTATGCTTCCAGGAGGACTTATCAATGGAATTGTATCACCTATTTCAGGACATCTTTATGATAAGTTTGGTCCTAAAGTATTGATTCTTCCAGGATATATTATTTCAACTATTGTATTTTTTATATTTTCTAGAAGTTTGTCACTTAGCATAACTATTCCAACAATAATTATTTTGCATTGTCTTTCATTAGTAGCTGTTGGAATGATAAATACACCAACTCAAACAAATAGTTTAAATCAATTGACTCCAGAATATTATCCTCATGGTACTGCTATAATGAATACATTACAACAAATAGCAGGGGCATTTGGAACCTCATTATTTGTTGCTATTATGTCTGCTTATCAAAAGAATTATTTAATGACAGCAATTAATCCTAATGATTCTAAACAGCAAGCTTTATCATTAGTTTTAGGAGTACGACATACCTTCACAATTGAAGTAGGGGTACTTATTGTTGCTGTAATAATATGTTTATTTATTAAAAATAATAAAAATACAGTAACACAGTAA
- a CDS encoding MarR family winged helix-turn-helix transcriptional regulator, which yields MITSLDKSIGMSINYVNKKIQRYLSINLEKYDITTEQWAVLLKLVEKEGINQKLLSKEVEKDQATLTRILDILERKSLIIRKKSPEDRRAFLIYTTDKGKELKEEVYPFIEELFKNMICDISKDELDLFVSVLSKINENMCTEEQKMKQC from the coding sequence ATGATTACATCTCTAGATAAATCCATTGGAATGTCCATAAATTATGTCAATAAAAAAATACAAAGATATTTATCCATAAACCTTGAAAAATATGATATTACTACAGAACAGTGGGCAGTATTATTAAAATTAGTTGAGAAAGAAGGAATCAATCAGAAATTATTATCTAAGGAAGTAGAAAAAGATCAGGCAACATTAACAAGAATATTAGACATTTTAGAAAGAAAAAGTTTGATTATAAGAAAAAAGTCCCCTGAAGATAGAAGAGCTTTTTTAATTTACACTACCGATAAAGGTAAAGAACTTAAGGAAGAAGTGTATCCTTTTATTGAAGAATTATTTAAAAATATGATATGTGATATTTCTAAAGATGAACTAGACTTATTTGTAAGTGTTCTTAGTAAAATTAATGAAAATATGTGTACTGAGGAACAAAAAATGAAACAATGTTGA
- the prfB gene encoding peptide chain release factor 2 (programmed frameshift), protein MVIQLEEVLSSLNNLSEIIKELGIHFDVESIKNKIEELQRKMQEPNFWNDTDKAQEITSEERFLKSRLDKYKEIETKIQDAEFLTKLAIEENDFSSSKDIIREVEDIENETERFRIEILLSGEYDKNNAIMDIHVGVGGTDAQDWTEMLLRMYTRWAEKKGFKIETIDILPAEDAGIKSATLRIIGEFAYGYLKAEKGIHRLVRISPFNANGKRQTSFASIEVLPELTNNQDIDIRPEDIKVDTYRASGAGGQHVNKTESAIRITHIATGIVVQCQNQRSQHHNREEAMRMLKAKLAELKERAHKEKIEDLTGELKDMGWGSQIRSYVFQPYTMVKDHRTSAECGNINAVMDGDIDQFINEYLKQYN, encoded by the exons ATGGTAATTCAATTAGAAGAAGTATTAAGTTCTTTAAATAATTTAAGTGAAATCATAAAAGAA TTAGGGATTCACTTTGACGTAGAAAGTATTAAAAATAAAATAGAAGAATTACAAAGGAAAATGCAGGAACCTAATTTTTGGAATGATACAGATAAGGCACAAGAAATAACAAGTGAAGAAAGATTTCTTAAATCTAGGTTAGACAAGTATAAAGAAATTGAAACTAAAATTCAAGATGCTGAGTTTTTAACTAAGCTTGCAATAGAGGAAAATGATTTTTCTTCATCAAAGGACATAATAAGGGAAGTAGAAGATATTGAAAATGAAACAGAAAGGTTTAGAATTGAAATATTGCTTTCTGGAGAATATGATAAGAACAATGCTATAATGGATATCCATGTGGGTGTTGGAGGTACTGATGCTCAGGATTGGACAGAAATGCTTCTCAGAATGTATACAAGATGGGCAGAAAAGAAAGGCTTTAAAATAGAAACTATAGATATTTTACCAGCAGAGGATGCAGGAATTAAAAGTGCTACTTTAAGAATAATTGGAGAATTTGCTTATGGATATTTAAAAGCTGAAAAGGGGATTCATAGATTAGTTAGAATATCACCTTTTAATGCTAATGGAAAAAGACAGACATCATTTGCATCTATTGAAGTGCTGCCAGAGCTAACTAATAATCAAGATATAGATATTAGGCCAGAAGATATAAAAGTTGATACTTATAGAGCTAGTGGTGCAGGAGGACAGCATGTAAATAAGACAGAATCAGCTATTAGAATAACTCATATAGCTACTGGAATTGTAGTGCAGTGTCAAAATCAAAGAAGCCAGCATCATAATAGAGAAGAAGCAATGAGAATGTTAAAGGCTAAGCTTGCTGAGCTGAAAGAAAGGGCTCATAAGGAAAAAATAGAGGATTTAACTGGAGAACTTAAAGACATGGGGTGGGGAAGTCAAATAAGATCCTATGTATTCCAACCTTATACGATGGTAAAAGATCATAGAACATCTGCAGAATGTGGAAATATTAATGCAGTGATGGATGGCGATATAGATCAATTTATAAATGAATATTTAAAACAATATAATTAA